A stretch of Gossypium hirsutum isolate 1008001.06 chromosome A06, Gossypium_hirsutum_v2.1, whole genome shotgun sequence DNA encodes these proteins:
- the LOC107962472 gene encoding F-box/kelch-repeat protein At1g22040: protein MGAVLSLAAPRSSINDCNEVLQSGTCKKNKSSCLNEDNSRLIPCLPDELSLQILARLPRIHYFNLRLVSQKWKATVMSPQLFNLRKELGKTEEWLYVLTKLDEEKPLWYGLDPLSRKWQRLPSIPSAVFEGESRKSLWNMVGPSIKVAEFIKSWLGQKDGSYHAPFCGCGIGTVDGCLYVLGGFSRVSTMKNVWRYNPILNAWSEMTPMSIGRAYCKTSILNDKLYVVGGVSQGRGGLTPLQSAEVFDPHTSTWSQVPSMPCSRAHELPNAFLADVLKPIATGMTSYMGRLCVAQSLYSWPFIVDAGGEIYDPETNSWGDMPSGMGEGWPSKQAGTKLSVVLDGQLYACDASGSLDRGKIKVYDQTDDAWKVVIGNVPINDFSNSESPFLLAGFHGRLHVITKDPNHDIAVLQAEPQHKFSPLLSSSTYFSDSSLNRVPDSLTESETVNWKVIAARDFGSAELVSCLVLDI, encoded by the coding sequence ATGGGGGCTGTTCTGAGCTTGGCTGCACCAAGGAGTTCGATAAATGACTGCAACGAGGTCTTACAAAGTGGAACGTGCAAGAAAAATAAGTCCTCATGCTTGAATGAAGATAACTCAAGATTGATTCCTTGTCTTCCTGATGAGCTGTCATTGCAGATCCTTGCTCGACTTCCTAGAATTCACTACTTCAATTTAAGGTTGGTGTCACAGAAGTGGAAGGCGACTGTTATGAGCCCTCAACTGTTTAATTtgagaaaagaacttggaaagACAGAGGAGTGGTTATATGTGTTAACTAAACTTGACGAGGAAAAGCCTCTATGGTATGGTTTGGACCCTTTGTCAAGGAAATGGCAGAGGCTGCCATCAATTCCGAGTGCCGTTTTTGAAGGAGAATCCCGGAAGAGTTTATGGAACATGGTGGGACCTAGCATCAAAGTTGCTGAATTTATAAAAAGCTGGCTTGGGCAGAAGGATGGATCGTATCATGCACCATTTTGTGGTTGTGGCATTGGTACTGTCGATGGATGTCTTTATGTGCTAGGGGGATTCTCTAGAGTTTCTACCATGAAAAATGTCTGGCGGTACAATCCAATTCTAAATGCCTGGAGCGAAATGACTCCTATGTCAATAGGTAGGGCCTACTGTAAGACGAGCATTTTAAATGATAAGTTATACGTTGTAGGAGGAGTTAGTCAAGGCCGAGGTGGATTGACTCCTCTTCAGTCTGCTGAAGTTTTCGATCCCCACACCAGTACTTGGTCCCAAGTCCCAAGTATGCCATGCTCAAGAGCTCATGAGTTACCTAATGCCTTTTTGGCTGACGTGTTGAAGCCTATTGCCACTGGAATGACTTCATATATGGGTAGGTTATGTGTAGCTCAGAGTTTATATTCATGGCCCTTCATCGTTGATGCCGGGGGTGAGATTTATGATCCTGAAACAAATTCATGGGGTGATATGCCAAGTGGCATGGGAGAGGGCTGGCCTTCAAAGCAAGCAGGTACAAAGTTGAGTGTTGTGCTTGATGGTCAATTATATGCTTGTGATGCTTCCGGCTCATTGGATAGGGGTAAAATAAAGGTGTATGATCAAACCGATGATGCTTGGAAGGTTGTCATTGGAAATGTCCCTATTAATGATTTTTCTAATTCGGAATCTCCGTTTTTACTTGCTGGATTTCATGGAAGGCTTCATGTCATCACGAAAGATCCCAATCATGACATTGCCGTTCTCCAGGCTGAGCCACAGCATAAGTTCAGTCCTTTGCTGTCAAGCTCGACTTATTTTTCAGATAGTTCCTTAAACCGAGTTCCTGATTCACTTACCGAATCAGAAACAGTTAACTGGAAGGTTATTGCCGCCAGAGATTTCGGCTCTGCTGAACTTGTTAGTTGTCTGGTACTTGACATATAG
- the LOC107963522 gene encoding protein FANTASTIC FOUR 1, producing MQFGIEALTICPKKNQTEKHCNFCMMTSSFVSESAASWVIGDYIGMESCFDLYNNDQVCSGDGGGGDGGRVCREIRVKRGQRCKKEFPPPIPSLARTENQPPHMPWVLQRYYTNDGRLILREEKVKHHEYFRAHRSNGRLTLHLIPLDNEDNDTDVEEEEEEAKDVEEEEEEEEEAKEEDDQGNVVVETSIKDNNESEESMVKYPIGDNNDNGIAANGGKCMNYSSVRTSPTCFLGLPAIRPVHS from the coding sequence ATGCAGTTTGGTATTGAAGCCTTAACCATATGTCCAAAGAAGAACCAAACTGAGAAGCATTGCAATTTTTGTATGATGACTTCAAGCTTCGTTTCTGAATCGGCGGCTTCTTGGGTCATTGGTGATTACATTGGTATGGAAAGCTGCTTTGATCTCTATAACAACGACCAGGTTTGCAGtggtgatggtggtggtggtgacgGCGGCCGTGTCTGCCGTGAAATCCGTGTGAAGCGAGGACAGCGGTGTAAGAAGGAGTTCCCTCCGCCGATACCGTCGCTTGCTCGCACCGAGAATCAACCACCTCATATGCCTTGGGTGCTTCAAAGGTATTACACTAATGACGGACGGTTGATTCTTAGAGAAGAGAAGGTTAAACACCATGAATATTTCCGGGCTCATCGATCCAATGGTCGTTTAACATTGCATCTTATTCCCTTGGATAATGAGGATAATGATACAGatgtagaagaagaagaagaagaagcgaaggatgtagaagaagaagaagaagaagaagaagaagcaaaggaAGAGGATGATCAAGGTAATGTTGTTGTTGAAACTTCGATTAAAGACAATAATGAGAGTGAAGAATCAATGGTGAAATATCCAATtggtgataataatgataatggaATAGCAGCAAATGGAGGGAAGTGCATGAACTACAGCAGTGTAAGAACAAGTCCCACATGTTTTCTGGGTTTGCCAGCAATCAGGCCAGTTCACTCTTAG